The segment TTGGTTGAACAGGAGATATTTACTGCCGCCGCTGAGAAGGTTGCTGTGTTTGGCATTGAACTACTCGACATCAGGTTCAAACGTATCAACTACAACGAAAGCGTCCGACCTAAAATCTATGATCGGATGATCAGCGAGCGCAGACAGATTGCCGAACGGTATTTGTCCGAAGGCAATGGTGAGGCCGCAAGAATACTGGGAAACCGGGTACGGGATCTGAACAAAATCCAATCCGAAGCCTACCGGCAGGTCGAAGAGATACGAGGTCTGGCGGATGCCAAGGCAACAGAAATTTACGCCAGCGCATACAATAAAAGCCCGCAGGCTGTAGAGTTTTTTGAATTCACCCGCACCATGGCAGCCTATCCTTCTATCATAGGCGAAAGCACCACTATCGTACTCTCTACAGACAGTGATCTTTTCAAATTCCTTAAAGGCATGACCGCCAACACTGAATCCGCTGGCCCATGATGAATCCAGATTACATGTAGAAAAGTAAAAAGCAGGTTAGACTCAAAGAAGAAAAAAGAAGAGAAGAGACGAGGGAAGAAAAGAAATGAGAAGAAAAGAAGAGTCGCCTGGTGACAGCAAGACAACGATTAACCCTTGAGGACCGCTATGAAGATTCGGATCGGCTATGAAATGGTTTACAGTTGCACCCAGGCCACGGCCATGATTCTTACGCTAAATGTACATTCGTCTCGGGCAGCCTATCTTCTTTCGCCGGATCAGATCATGACTGATCCGCCTATACCCATGAGCGCGTACCGCGACCTCTATGGTAACTGGGTAACCAGACTCATGCTGCCGGCAGGCGACACCACGATTTCCAACGACGCGGTGATCTATGATGATGGCGAACCTGACAAAATCTCTCCCGCCGCAAAACAATACCCGGTACAGACTCTGCCCGAAGAAACCCTGGTCTATCTGCTGGGAAGTCGGTATTGCGAGACCGACATTTTGTCTAATGAAGCCTGGCGTCTGTTTGGAAACGGCCCCACAGGCTGGCAACGGGTACAGGCAATCTGTGACTTCGTACATAACCATATTGAGTTTGGTTACGAACACGCCAGTAACACTATGACCGCAGCGCAGGTCTATGCGAGCAGGAAGGGTGTGTGTCGTGACTACACTCACCTGGCAGTCACCTTTTGTCGCTGCATGAACATTCCGGCGCGCTATTGCATGGGCTACCTGAGCGATATTGGTCAGCCGCCACCCTATGGCGAGATGGACTTTGCTGCCTGGTTCGAAGCCTATCTGGATGGTGAGTGGCATGTTTTTGATCCGCGCAACAATAAACGCCTGATCGGTCGCATCCTTATCGCTCAAGGTCGTGATGCCACTGATGTTTCCCTCAGCAATAGCTTTGGTGACACACTACTGAAGAGCTTTCTGGTCCGGGCTGATGAACTTCCCGAGACCTGATGGCAGGATCGCAATCCTTATTGGCTTTGGCGGAACCCGGACCCTTCGAACTCGTCAACCCCAACGGTCAGGGCAATCTCGTCCTGGTCTGTGACCACGCATCGAATCGCGTTCCTGCCAGTCTTGGCGATCTGGGATTGTCCAGTCAACAACTCGCCAGCCATATTGGGTGGGACCCGGGGGCTGCCCTGTTTGCGCGCCAGCTGTCAGCCAGGTTCGACGCGCCGCTATTTCTCAGCAATTACTCACGCCTGGTCATCGATTGCAATCGCTGGCCATCAGACCCGGAATCGATTCCAGAATCCGGTGCGGGCATTATCATACCCGGTAACTGCAATCTGACTGAGCAGGAAGCCGCATACCGACGTCAGGCCTTGTTTGAACCCTACCAGGCAGCCATTGCCTCCAGATTAAGTCAATCGGCGGGGCAGACTCGTCTGCTGCTGAGCATTCACAGCTTCACCCCCTCCCTTTCTGGCATAGACCGCCCCTGGCCGATTGGTGTCTGTTACCGCCGCGATGCCGCACTGGGAAGACGCTGGGTCAAGGTCTTGAAAAACCTGCTTGGTTCCAGGCCGGAAAACAAGGCACAGCACGGTACTGCCGGCCCGGTAGGGGACAACGAACCCTATGAGATCGAGATCGACTGTGACTATACAATTCCGGTCCAGGGCGAGAACAGAGGCATCCCCAGCATCATGCTGGAGCTTCGCCAGGATCAGATAACTGATGAGCAGGGTATCCAGCAATGGTCCGACATTATCACTGAATCCTGGTTAGCGTTAGCTGGCCAATAGCCTTCGTCCGGATTGCGCCCCCCCTTATACATAAGGAACCTCTGCAGTAATTCGCCAGTGGTTCCATAACATTTTGACAAGAGGCTCCGTGGACTGGTGTGATCTCGTTACCGACGGTACTTCGGTCATTTTGGATGCAGACAAAGGCTCAGTAACACTGAGACCTTCCCCACGCCAACCACAACGCTTTCAGTATAAAGTCTGCCACCGTGCAAAAGGTCACAGAGTTACCCTAACGTTGCAGGATATCGGCGCGGACAAACCGCTAGCATTTTTGTGTTTTCTGGCAGAATCAACCCCGGCCTCAGGTCGGCGGCGCATTCGCCTGCTGCAGGAACCTAATCCAAATCCTGCCCTTATCGTATTACTCTGGGTAGAACAAATTTCTTTCGCAATACACAGCGGATTTTAAACATGTATCGAAATAAACCAGGGCGCCTGACAGCTATTATCACTGTTATTTTCTTCTCTGCTACGGCGAATGCAGAGGTCTACTTTTGCGAGGACAGGGCGGGAGTCTCTATCGATCAGTATGGAGTGGCCACCTCTGACGATGAGAGCAATGATTTCGAGCAACAGAACTGGGTGGTTGATACCGACAAGGGATGGCGCCGCTCTGACCTACCGGGCTTCAGCGGCGCCTGCCAGACAAATAGGGGTTATGTCGTGTGCAGGGCGACTGATATTATTTTTGGCGAAGCGACGCTATCCATTCATCCCGATGGCTCAAACTTCAGCCTTGTGTACGTTGACTACGGATTGGGGGCGTTAGCTTTTGTCGGGAAGTGCACCAAACCGCAGGCAAATTCTGGCTAGGTCACCCAATGCGTCGGCCATTCGACCAGTTTGCCGTCGAGACACATTGCAGCAAGCCTCTCTTCCATCCGGCGTTTTAACAGTTCAGCCCCGGGTCATGGGCAGGTTTTCCAGCAGTAACCGAACATGCAGCTGAAGCTCTGAAAGCTGCTGCGGGTTCAGATCAAACTGGCTAAGTGCCCGGGTTGCGCTTTCGAAATCCTTTTGCGTAGTCGGGTCTGGCATCCCATAGAACGTCAGCAAGCTCTGCTCTGCTCGCCCCAGGAGCGACACCGTCTTCTCATCGGCATCGATAGCCATAATCCGCAGAAGGTCCTGAATATTAGCCCTGGCGCTGCTGCTGACTGCCTGGCTGCGAAGAAAGTCAGCAATGATGAACTCGTATTCCCCGGCAGTCTGCTGTAACTGTTCGGCCTGTGCCAGCAGCTCCCTGCGCTGCTCCAGCTCCAGGTTCGCCGGTGGGAACGACAGGGCCCGCGCATGACGCAGCATCTCAATGTGCTCGTACTGTACAAAATCATAATGGGCAACCTGACCCGAACGGACACGCTGCATCTCGGCGGCAATGCGTGTCGGTGCGGTGACCGCGCGATCCAGGGCCTCGGCGTAGGCCTGCTGATGCTGCCTGGCCAGCACGGTCGGGTCCGGCAGAGTGACCAGCACCGGGGCATCATCCTGAGTTACACCCGAACCCCGGTGGCTGACACTGCAGTCCATGGTGGCTGAATAAGTCCCGCTCACGGCACAGTCGCCAATCAGGCTCTGACTGTCGCCCAGCGAGCGCAGGAAGGCGGCGATCTCATCGATATCGCTATTATCCAGGTAACGGCCCAGTTGGTGGCGGGCCATCTGGTCCACCGCCTGTTGCAGAGAAGTGATGCTGCCGTCATGAAACCAGGGGCCGGTGGCGGCCACGTTGTGCAGAGTCGGCACCTTGAAAACGTGACGGTCCTGCTCGCGACCGGAGCGCCCGAACAACCCGTCGTCCGCTTCGAGTGCCGGCCTGTCGTCCCCGTACCAGGTTTCTGCCACGCCCAGTTGCTGGTAAGAATTACCTCCCAGATTGACCCCGTTATGACAGCTGGCACAACCCACTTCCACGAAGCGCTGCTGACCCCGGCGGGCCTTGGCGTTCAGTGGCTCATGCTGCGCATCGAACTGGCTCAGAAAAGGCGAATCCAGCCCGGTAAAGTTTATGATTTCGTAGTAGGCGATGGCATCGCCCAGGTTCGCCGCGGTAACACCGTCGGGATAGAGCCGGTCGAAAGCACGCTTGTATTCTGGAATGCTTTCCAGCATGCCGATCAGGGTGTCGAGATCATGGCCAAGCTCTATCGGATTCTCGATCGGACCCAGCGCCTGTTCCTGCAGGGTAAGCGCCCGGCCATCCCAGAACTGGCGGAAATTCAGCGCGGCATTGAAGATGGTAGGCGCGTTCAGCTCACCCATGGCGCGACCAATACCGAACGACACCGGACTGCGGTCCACCCCGCCCAGCAGCGCGATATGGCAGGAAGCACAGGACAACGAGCCATCCCGGGACAGGCGCCCGTCATTAAACAGCTCGGTGCCCAGCTGCAGCTTCTCCTCGTTGAGAGAATCCATGTCGATATCGGGAATGACCCGGAAGATGTCATTGGCCGAGGGATGCTCCACATCGCCCCGGATCAGCGCCGCCTCGCCTCTGGCGTTGGTGAATGCCAGCCAGGCATTTTCGATTGCAGCTTTGCTTTCTACAACGCCGGCATTTTTGATCACGCCGTCGCTTTCGCCTGTCCTTGCGCTTTCCCTGTCATTCGTCCCCGGGACAGCGACATCGGCACTGGTCAGGACTGGTTGAACAGCCACTGCCAGAAACACTGCGAGGAAAACGTTTTTCATGGTTGCGCTCCGTAATCCGAACCGTGGTCATGATAGTTAAAAAAGGGCCTGGTGTCAGTACGGCTTTTGAGCAGCTGAACCCCGTGTTTGACAGGGGAAAAGCATTCCAACCCGGGTTCCAACCGGCCAACCAGGCCGTTATTGGCCAGATCTAATTTATTCTCAGCCGCGATCACCCCAGCTGACCCTGCGTGAGGGCACCACTGTCAAGCAGGTTTGTAATCAGCGTGCTCAGAACTTCTCTGGACGGAGCCTGTGCAACAAAGGTAGCGTGTTTTTGTCCAGCCAGAACTGATCCAGGTCAGAAACAGATTTCTTCAGCGGCAAAGGCAGGCATATGGAAGCTGGGTGCGGTAAAACCGCATCAAGAGCACCCACACCACGTTCTTACAATGAATTTCAGGCAGGTTGTTATCGAAATTCCCTCTATTCCCTCAAGCACTGGCAATAGCGAGGGATACATCACCCCACAAACACCAGATACGGCATCAAAGCCCGGCTGAAATCCATCAGAAAACGGAAAATCGGCACGCCAATCAGGCTCAGCAGTATCAAAGCCAGGAACAGCTGCGCGCCGTAGCGGCCGTTGTAGTAATCGTAACGCTGACGCAGGCCCTGGGGCAGCGCCCAGGACATGATGTAGTGCCCGTCGAGGGGGCCGAAAGGAATCAGGTTAAACAGCATCAGCAGCAGGTTGATCTGCGCCATCAGAGACAGAAACAGATTCTGCTGTCCGGTCAATGCCGTGCCGTTCAGATAAAAATACTGCAGCGTGTTAATGGCCAGAACCGCCAGCAACAGATTCATCAGCGGCCCCGCCGCGGCAACTGCGGCATTTCCCCAGCCGTACCTGATTTTACGTGGGTTGGTCGGCACCGGCCGGGCATAGCCAAAGCCCACCAGCACCACCATCAGCAGGCCCATGGGATCGATATGGGCGACGGGGTTCAGTGTCAGGCGCCCCATTTTCTGCGCCGTATCATCGCCCAGCATCCTGGCGCTGGCGGCGTGACCGAATTCATGCAGAGTCAGCGAGAAGATGATCGCCACCAGGATGGTGATAAAAATCAGGTATTGGCCCGACAATAATAATTGCAACATGGTAATTGACTACCTGGGAAGTGATTGCCGCAGAGCGTGCAGGCGCTCAATTGAGACTGGGATAACTGGGATAACTGGGATAACTGGGATAAAGATACAGCAATTGACGCTGAAAAGCCTGGCCAGACAATCAACGCAACCGCCGCGCCCGCACCTCTCGCCCCTTGACCTTACCCTCAGCGAAAACCGTCAGCGCCGTTTTAGCCGCCTGCTGCTCGACAGCCACATAGGCGACCTTGTCGAACAGGGTAATCTTGCCGATCTGCGCGCCGGTCAGCCTGCCACCGGCGGTCAACGCACCCAGCAGGTCACCTGCCCGGATCTTATCCCTGCGGCCAACGTTCACCTGCAGGGTAACCATGGGCGGGTACAGCTTGAAATCTGGCGGCACAGTCAGATCGGCGGCACTGGCCAGCGTCGCGGCGGCACCCTGGAACTCTTCGATGGCGTGCAGGTACCGACTCTCCCGATTGCTAAACAGGCTGACCGCCAGCCCCTTGCTGCCGGCCCGGGCGGTGCGCCCGATGCGGTGGGTGTGTACTTCAGGATCCCGGGCCAGCTCGAAGTTGATAACCGCCGCCAGCTCCTTGACATCGAGCCCGCGGGCAGCGACATCCGTTGCCACCAGGATCGAACTGCTTTTGCCCGCGAACTGAGTCAGCACCTGGTCACGCTCCGCCTGCTCGAGATCACCGTGCAGGGCCAGCGCATGCAGATCCTGCTCGCGCAGCGCACTTACCAGCTGCTGGCACCTTTCCCGGGTATTACAGAACACCAGGCTCGATTCCGGCCGATAATGGGCAATGACCCTGAACAGCACTGCAATCCGGTCACCCTCCTCCACCTGGAAAAACACCTGTTCGATATCCGGCCCGCTGTGACTGCTGGCAACGCGGATATCGACCGGGTCACGCTGCACACTGCGACTGATCTGCCTGATGCCATCGGGATAGGTCGCCGAGAACAGCAGTGTCTGCCGGGCTGCAGGCGTTGCGCCGATGATGTTGAGAATATCGTCATGAAACCCCATATCCAGCATGCGGTCGGCCTCATCCAGAACCAGAGTCTCCACGGTGTCGAGGTGCAGAGTCTTTTTCTCCAGATGCTTCAGGATGCGACCCGGTGTACCGACGACAATGTGCGGGGCGCGCCGCAGGGAAGTCAGTTGTGGACCCATCGGTTTACCACCGCAGAGGGTGAGCACCTTGACATTGGGAATGGCGCTGGCCAGCCGGCGGATCTCCGTCGCCACCTGATCGGCCAGTTCCCGGGTAGGCGTTAATACCAGCGCCTGAGTGCAATAGGATTGTACCGCCAATCGGTTCAGCAGGCCGATAGCAAACGCCGCCGTCTTGCCGCTACCGGTCATGGCCTGGGCGATCAGGTCCTTGCCTGCCAGCAACGGGGGCAGCGCCTGGGCCTGGACTGCCGTCATTGACTCGTAGTCGAGGCTTCTGATGCTGGCCTGTAATTCGTCGCGCAGGGGAAGTGTCGTGAATGCCAGGGTAGTCATTGCCTTGGGAACCTCTGATTAATTATGGAAACGCTCTGCGGGAGTCTGTCGGGCGTTACTGCAAGGCGTCGTGCGCAGGGAATGGCGCGGCCCCTGCCTAGGTCGACAACGCCGCAGTGGTGCCCGAAGGGGCCTTCAGGCGGGCCACTCCGTTCGTTGCCTGGCCTTTAAATGCGGGGCGCGCATCATAGCAGAGTTTTCAAACCCATCGCGAGGGATTCCGGGCATGGCTCCGAATGCTGACCCGCAGAGCCTTCATCCGCTCAGCCCTGCCATTGCTTGCCCGGCCCGTTTACTGCAAGCTGGAGCCTGTTATGGAATCCGCTCAACTGACAGCGCCGATCCTGCCAGGAAAGCCGTGCTACAAGCAACCGGAATCCCCCACGAGCCTCAGCAGAAGAAACCCCAGCATGGCACTGAAACCGACTATCTATAAGTTCAGCGTCGCTCTGAGCGACATCGACCGCGACGTGTATGAGAGTCTCAACCTGACCCTCGCCCGCCATCCCTCTGAGACCATGGAACGCATGCTGGTAAGATTGCTGGCTTTCTGCTTCAACACCCGGGAGCGACTGGAGTTCTGCAAGGGCATCAGTGATCCTGAAGAACCGGATCTGTGGCAACGCGGTCTGGATGGTAACCTGGAGCTGTGGATCGACGTGGGCGAACCAGCAGTCGAGCGGATCAAGAAAGCCACCCGGGTGGCGTCATTGGTAAAGGTCTACAGCTTTAACAGCAAAGCCGACACTTGGTGGGGGCTGAATCGCGACGCCCTGGTGGCGTTGCCTGCAGAGATTTTCCAGTTTCAATGGAATGAAATAAAGAACCTGGCGGACCGGATTGACCGCACCATGGAGCTGTCCGTGACCATCAGCGAGGCTTCCGCCTACGTGGCCACTGCCAGGGGTGAGTGTGAAGTTGCCCTGCTACGACACCACTGAATTGCCGCTGAGGCGGCCGGGCAACCGCAGACTGATTACCAGAGCGTTGTGGTAATCAGTCAAGATTCCCTAGAATAGACGGTCAGCAGGCTGTTCCAACACCACCGTCGTTAATCGCAAACCTCAGGAGCATGCACATGATTTCCGTATCAAGCAGGAAAGTCAGATTGCCTGGACAGATCCTTGTGGGGATCCTGGTGTTGTGTTTCAGCCTGGGTTACTTGCAAACATTTGCCCAGGCAGCACCTGCAACCGCGCTTGCTGTACCAGAGTCGACTCTACTCGCACCACGTGCCACGGAAGCTTTCTACCTCGACAGACAGCCCGGGCCTGCCTGGCAGGATGACGATCTGTTTGACCAGTTACTGACCGCCCTGGAAGGGTTGCGTGACCACGGGCTGGACCCGGAGCACTACCACCTGGCGACACTCCGAGACCTTCGCAACGATAGGGCTAGGCGGGACCGGTACGCTACCGACGCCTGGTTTTCTGCGGCCGCGCACATGCTGTACGGCAAGCTGGATCCGGTGACCGTCGAGCCCGACTGGACTGCCGGGAGCAGGGAGGCAGACCTCAATGACAGCCTGCTCCAGGCCCTTGCAGCCGGTGAAATTGCGGCAAGCCTGACCCAGTTCGCGCCGCGACAGCCGCAATACACGAGCCTGGTCGAGCACTACCGCCAGCTCAGGCAGAGGGAGCTTGAACCCATCAACACGGTACCTGCAGGGCCGACACTGCGCAGTGGTGATTACGATGACCGCGTTACGGTATTACAACAGCACCTTGATCGGTTGGGCACTCTGGATGAGGACTACCAGCCGGGTCTGATGGACGCCGCGACGGTTGAGGCAGTAAAAATATTCCAGGCCCAGAATGATCTGGAGCCCGATGGTCTGGTGGGGCCGGCAACGTTATCTGCGCTGAATTTCGGCCCCCAGCAGAAGCTGGACAAACTGCGGGTAAACCTGGAGCGCTGGCGCTGGCTGCCCGAAGAACTCGGGCAACGGCACATCCGGGTCAATATTGCCGGTTTTACCGTCACCACCTGGGAGAACGGCTCACTACTGCGGACTCACCTGGCGGTGGTGGGAAAAGATTATCGCAAAACACCGGTCTTCTCGGATCAGATCGAATACCTGATATTCAACCCCTGGTGGGAAGTTCCCTACTCGATCGCCAGAATCGACAAACTGCCACTTTTTCGTCAGGAGCCGGAACTAATCCGGGAACTGGGATTCGAAGTACTGGACCGTAACGGTAAGGCCCTTGAGCCTGACACGATTGACTGGAACAGTGTTTCCCAGGCCAATTTTCCCTATCGGCTCCGTCAGGCACCGGGCGAGGAAAATGCCCTGGGACAGGTGAAAATAATGTTTCCGAACGCACACAACGTCTATCTGCACGATACCCCTGCCCGCGGCCTGTTCGAACAGCGCCAGCGTGCATTCTCCTCCGGTTGTATTCGCACCCAGTTCCCGCTTGAACTGTCCCGCTGGCTTCTAGAGGGAAATCCGGGCTGGGACCGCGAGCGCATCGACAGCGTGGTGGCCAGCGGACAGGAAACCCGGGTAAACCTTACAACCAGGGTCCCGATTCACATTCTTTACCATACCACAGTGAGCGAACCAGGCGGCGGTGTACTCTTTCTTGACGACATTTATCAACGGGATGCTGCCGTGCTCAACGGGCTGCTGACTCCTCATCATTAATTCTGTGCAGGTACGAATCTATGAAACTCGTTACGTTGTTCTCTTGCTTACTCGCAGTCTGCAGTTCGGCCGCCTTAGGCAATTCGAATCGCGCTGACTTCACCATTGCCTTTCATGATATTGAAACCGATCTGAAAATTATCACCACCTCGGTGATGCCCGAAGAGTACCTGCCAGTAAAAACTACCGCCGGGGCTTTGGCACCGCAGGGAGAATTAAGAAAAACAGAAACCGGCTGGGAGTGGCAGGCGCCGGCCCACCCCGGGCACTACAGCGTCTCATTCCAGCAGGCGGGCCAGGAAATCCTGCTGCGGGTGTTCGTACTGACGCCATTTCTCAACGGCGAACAGGAAGCACTGCAGGGCTTTACAATTGGCAGTTACCAGAAGGAGCTGTTCAGAGGATTACCCACGTACTCGGCCCCCCGGGGCTTCATCAACCTGACCGACGACCTGGCCGGGGTTCAGGTGTCCCCCAGTTTTTCCATCAACCAGTTTGTCAGCAAGCAGAAACCTGGGCACGATGACGCTACCTACCTGCTGGTCCTGCCTGCCATGCTGATCAAGCTCGAGACACTGCTGGAAGCGGCCAATGAAAGGGGCTGGCGTGCGCCAACTTTGTACGTGATGAGCGGTTTCAGGACACCATTCTACAACCGTGCGATCGGCAATAACACGACAACTTCGCGGCACCTGTACGGTGGAGCAGCAGACGTCTGGATCGATGGCGACGAGGATGGTCTGATGGATGACCTGAATGGCGATGGCAGGATTGACCGCCAGGATGCCTTCACGCTGGCCGGCCTGGCCGAAAGTCTGGCTGCCAAAGGGGGGCGGGACTGGCCACCGGGCGGAATCGGCATCTACGACTCCACCCCGGCACACGGGCCTTTTGTGCACATCGATTCACGGGGATACCGGGCGCGGTGGTAGCCGGGCGCCGCCGGCAACCAGCCATGGCTGTTAGTCTGCAAATACGCCGGATTTTATTGATCCTGAGCAACATCTGTGGCGCTGCGAAACTACAGAATAAAGGCCAGGGCTTGTGCAGTGCGGCTCGCCAAAGTATCAATCAGAAGCAAAACCGGAGAGTTCACTATGAACAGTGCCAAATCACGCGTCGATGAAATGCTCAACGATCTGAAACAGGAGCGTGACGAACTGCGGTTAAAAATCAAACTCGCCAAAATGGAAGCCAACGAGGAATGGGCAAAACTCGAAGCGAAGCTGGCCAGGCTCGAGACAAAAGCCAGGGAATTGAAAAGCGCCACAGAGGATTCTTCGAAGGAAATCGGTGCGGCGGCGAAACTGCTCGGGGAGGAAATCCGCGATGGCTTCAAGAATATAGCCCGGCATTTGTAGCGAAAGCCGGCAGCCCAGACTAATCCAGCCGGCTGGTATTGGCAAAATTGACAAGCTTGTCTTTAAGACGTTGTGAGTAAGTAACAAAATTTGTTAACGCACCGGCATCCCGCCGATTCGGATCGGCCAACAGTGACAGGAGGTTCCTGTTGGTGCGGTTGATACAGGCCTGCAGGTCCTGAGAGACGGCCTTGATGTCCAGCTCCTTCTCTTCAAGCAGGGATTTGTTGATGCTGTCGAAAAGATTAAGGGTGTGGCTGGACAGATCCCTGATCAACAGCAGAATATCGCTCCTCAATTCGATGAAATGCTCCACCATGACCTTCTTGGCGTTGAACAGGTCCACAATCGAGTCATGTATCTGAAACAGGTAGTCGAACTGGTTGATAATTCTGATCAGGTCTTTCGAATCCTGTTCGTCATTAACGAGAGTGACGATTCTGGAGAAATACGCCAGGTACTCTTTTTTGACGAAGTTCATGTAGTCATTGCGTTTCTCGGCTGCATCAAAAACACCCCGGTAATTTGTTTCGATGCTCAGGGTGACCGTGCTGTAGTTCTCCTGCAGGAACCGCAACAGCGACTTGGCTTCCCCTTCCAGCTCGATTTTTATATCCGAGAAACTGGCTCCCTCCGCATACACCGGCAACGTCAGCCTCTCAAAGTCCATCTTGCCTTCACCCAGCAGCGAGTCAACCAGACGACTGAACGGCGAAACAAAAACCGTGAAAATGATACTGGTGACAACATTGAAAACCAGATGGATGATGGCCAGTGCCACCGCGGGCTCTGCGGTCACATCGCTTAACCGGTTTCCAAACAACAGCAAGGCCGGTAAAAAAAGTATCACGCCGCCAAAATTGAACAGGAAATGGCACAGAGCCGTCTTTTTGGCTGCCACATCCATATTGAACATGGCCACCAGTGCTGTCGCCGTGGTGCCGATATTGGCACCCATAATCAGAGGCACCGCGTTCTCCAGACCCAACAGACCCTGTTGGGCGAAAATAATTGCCAGGCCGGTGGTCACGGAACTGGATTGTACAATGGCAGTGAACAGGCAACCGAAGAGAATGGCGAAGACAGGATTGCGGGGCTCGATTAATAAATTAATCAGCGCCGGATTATTCTGCAATGGCTGCAATGACGACGCAATGAGGTTGAGGCTGAAAAAAACGAAGCCGAAATAAAAAATTGCCTTACCGAAAATCGCGTACCTGGATCGAATGAGGGACAGGAAAAAGCCGCAGATAATCAGCAACGGTGCGAAAGATGTCAGCTTGAAGGCAACCAGCTGAGCGGTGATCGTGGTGCCGATATTGGACCCGATAATGACGCCCACGCTGTTTTTGAACGAAATGACGCCGGCATTGACCAGGCTGATAGCAATGACAGACGTGGCGGAACTGGATTGTATGACCGCCGTGACCAGTGCGCCGATCAGTACCCCGGCCGCCGGAATTCTGGTCGCACGGCCAAGGGATTTCCTCAGCCTTTCGCCGGATATATTCTCGATTTCCCTGGAAAAATGCTCCA is part of the Gammaproteobacteria bacterium genome and harbors:
- a CDS encoding Na/Pi symporter, encoding MGTISITIAGITAIILFIFGLEHFSREIENISGERLRKSLGRATRIPAAGVLIGALVTAVIQSSSATSVIAISLVNAGVISFKNSVGVIIGSNIGTTITAQLVAFKLTSFAPLLIICGFFLSLIRSRYAIFGKAIFYFGFVFFSLNLIASSLQPLQNNPALINLLIEPRNPVFAILFGCLFTAIVQSSSVTTGLAIIFAQQGLLGLENAVPLIMGANIGTTATALVAMFNMDVAAKKTALCHFLFNFGGVILFLPALLLFGNRLSDVTAEPAVALAIIHLVFNVVTSIIFTVFVSPFSRLVDSLLGEGKMDFERLTLPVYAEGASFSDIKIELEGEAKSLLRFLQENYSTVTLSIETNYRGVFDAAEKRNDYMNFVKKEYLAYFSRIVTLVNDEQDSKDLIRIINQFDYLFQIHDSIVDLFNAKKVMVEHFIELRSDILLLIRDLSSHTLNLFDSINKSLLEEKELDIKAVSQDLQACINRTNRNLLSLLADPNRRDAGALTNFVTYSQRLKDKLVNFANTSRLD
- a CDS encoding D-Ala-D-Ala carboxypeptidase family metallohydrolase; the protein is MKLVTLFSCLLAVCSSAALGNSNRADFTIAFHDIETDLKIITTSVMPEEYLPVKTTAGALAPQGELRKTETGWEWQAPAHPGHYSVSFQQAGQEILLRVFVLTPFLNGEQEALQGFTIGSYQKELFRGLPTYSAPRGFINLTDDLAGVQVSPSFSINQFVSKQKPGHDDATYLLVLPAMLIKLETLLEAANERGWRAPTLYVMSGFRTPFYNRAIGNNTTTSRHLYGGAADVWIDGDEDGLMDDLNGDGRIDRQDAFTLAGLAESLAAKGGRDWPPGGIGIYDSTPAHGPFVHIDSRGYRARW